The following is a genomic window from Candidatus Polarisedimenticolia bacterium.
CCCGTCTCGTCCCCTTCTTCCCCCAGCTCACGCAGGAGGTAGGCCACCAGGCCGAAGACCATCGCCGCGTCCTCGGGCCCCACCTCCACCACCTTGTGTCCCGTCATGTTCTGCTCCTTGCTGTCCCGGTATTGCTGGGGATCCGCGGGCCGTGCGATTGAGCCTGCATTCTCGTTGCTTCGACCCGCTCGGCGTCGCGATCAGTCCGCCTTGTCCCCGATCAGCAACGGCTGGAAGAACCGCCCGTCCAGACGCCGCACCCGCGAGATCCCGCCTCCTTCATCAGCTCGAGCAGCCGCTGGATCGAGACCGCGTAGTAGCGCGCTCGCAGAACCCGCGTCGCGCATGCTTCGCGGATTACCGCATCGAGCTGCCGCCCGGACGATGCTCGCTCGCGAATCATGGCGACCTCTTGATTGCCGGGACGTCGGCCACGATGCCGAGCCCCGCCAGCCGGTGCTTCATCGCCTCGACCTGCCGCGCATTCTCCATGGGATTGACGCGGGGATTGAAGGCATCGGGTGCCGAGAAGCAGGCCAGCAGCGCCAGATACTCGTCCCAGGAAAGCTCGGCGAAGGGCCTGCCGAAGAAGACCTGCGCGCCGTCGGCCAGCCCGTTCACCGCGCGTCCGTCGAGGGTGCCGAGGTAGACGGTATTGAGGAACAGCGTCAGCTGATCCTCCTTCGACACCAGCGGGTCCATGGTGAAGCGAGCGATGAGCGACTGGCGAATCTTCGAGATTCCGGGCCGGAACGAATGAAAGTAATAGCACTTCACCAGCGCCTGGGTGATCGTCGTGATCCGCCCGCCGCCGAAATCCCATCCCTTGTGCTCGAAGAAGCGCGGATCCTGGACGGCCAGCAGCGCCCGGAGCCGCGGCGCCGCGAGATCGTCCGGGCTGAGCACCATGGCGGGATCGGCCAGCGCCGCCTCGAGGATGTCGGGCGTCCGGACCCGGGCCTGCAGCACCACCCGCGTGTAATGGAGCGCAATGACGAGGAGCAGCAGTCCGCAAGCCAGCAGCGTGCGGCCCCACCACGATCGCCAAGGAGATCGCGAGGGATGGTGGCTAGCAGTCGAGGGTGAGGATTTCATGATGTACGGCTCCGCCCGTGATCGTCAGGCGCGCCACCGAGACGGGCAGGGAGAAGCGCCGCGGCCCCGCCGCGCCGGGGTTGAGGTACAGGACGCTGTCCTTCATGGTCGCCTCTCCGCGGTGCGAGTGTCCGAATACCACCACCCGTATCGCGGCGGCTTTTGGGTCGAGGTCGAGCTCCGCGAGGTTATGCAGCATGAAGACCGACACTCCCGCCACCTCGATCAGCTCGGTCTCCGGCAGCCGGCGCGCCCAGGAATCGACATCGACGTTGCCTCGCACGGCAATTACCGGGGCGATCCTGCGCAGATCCTCGAGAATCCCGGGGGCGCCGACGTCGCCCGCATGCAGGATGAGCTCGACGCCGCGCAATGCCTCCACCACCTGCGGGCGGAGCAGCCCATGCGTGTCGGAGATCACTCCGAGATGCCGCTCTTTTCCCTGTGTCATGTCCGTCCCACGAATCCGGCCGGCGCGCCGATCCGCTTCAGGCGCGCGGTCCGAGGGCGCTTTCGAGCCCGGCACGCAGAGCCTCCAGCCGCTGCTCGTCGGTCAGAAACGAGAATTCCCCGGTCAGCCGCCCGGCCGAGTAGCTCAAGGTCGCCACCGGAAAGCCCCCGGAGACCGTATCGGCACGCTCGCCGATTCGCAGCATCAATCTTCTATCGAAAAGAGAGCCCATGTCGCAGTCGATGCCGAGCCGCCGCCCGGCGCGCTCCGGAGCAGGGAGCCCGATCCACTCGCCGAGAAGCGCGCTCAGCCTCGCGAGGCCGGCCACCGAAACCTCCAGACCCGGAAAGGAGAGGCTGAAGCCGGAGCCATCTTCCGATCCTGTCCCGGAAGCGAGCGCCTCGGGGAGCCCGGCGCCCGTCAGGACGACGTCGCAGACGAGGCGGGACTCCTCTCCGCCTTCAGGCACGGCGCAGTTCCAGCGAGCCTTCTCGTGCCCGCTGCGTGAGAGCAATTCCCAGGCCCGATTCACGCTACCCCCGCCGCTCCTCGCCCACCGAAAGCGACTCCTCGGCAATCTCACGGACCCGCTTCTGGTCCATGCACGAGCCTCCTCCGCATCGACCGCGCCGGGGTGACAGGTACGGTCGCATCATCCTACAGGAGTGGTCCCAAGAGCGAGTCGAGCTCTGCTGAGTCCGATCCTACCGGCGCTTGTCTTCCTCGCCGTCCAGATGAAACCGGTGCAGCATCCGGTGGAAGACGGGAGCGCTCAACAGCCCGGCCACGATCAGGAATATGAGACCCGAGTAGAGAGCGTACAACGAGGCGAAGACCTTGCCCAGAGGGGGGCCCATGTCGCCGACCGGGCCCATGCCTGCCAGCAGCATGGAGGCATTGAGGAAGGAGTCGATCCAGGGAAGACCGGCGCAGAAGAAGAACCCAAGGGTCCCGAAGATGAGGGAAAAGAGGATGAGGAGCATCGCCCAGACGCCATGGCGCGCCATCCGCAGCGCGAAGGCCCGCGGATCCAGCAGCCGCTGCCGGCGATGCTCGAACATTTCTTCGAGCTCCAATTACTTCAGCCGGAAATTGATGGTGACCGAGAAAAACACCGGCGCGGGCTTGCCGTTCAACGCCCCCGGCCGGTAGCGCCATTTCCGCACGGCCGTCACCGCCGCTTCCTCGAAAGCCGGGAGGAAGAGCTGGTCGGTGGCTTCGGAGTCTACCGCTTTCGCCGTCTCGATGCTCCCGTCGACGCCGACTCGCGCGCTGACCAGCACGCTCGCCTCGACCCCTTTCTTGTGGGCCTCCTTCGGGTAGACCGGGGAGACCTTCTCCAGCGGCTCCGGCTTGCGCAGGCACCCTTCCTCGACGCGCACTTCTCCTCCGGTGCACCCCTCCGGGCTCGCGTGGCGGGATTCTGACGGGGCGCCGTTGGTTGCGGCGAAGGAAGTGGACAGCGCGAGAAGCAGGCAGAAGGCTGCGATCTCGAGCCGTTTCCGCAAGAAGGAGTTCCGGGGTTGGAGCATCGGTCGCCTCCGGGGGCGCGCCGCCGGTCCGCCACCCCTCCGGGAGGCGGGAGCAGACCGGTCCACGGAGTGGAGAATCTATTGTCCGGAAACCCGGCTTGCAACCTGATGAAACGCCCTTGACCCGACGGTCGCGGAGGGCGCTCCCGCGGGTCAACGGCGCGGATATAGCCTGACGGCGCGAAATGCGCGCCGCAGGCTTATCTCATGGTTTGCAAGGGCGGCCCGGGGAGGGCTACAACGGGACGGAGCGAACCTTGTGGTCGGAGCCGAGGCCCAGATCGGGGCTATCCGCATTCTGGATCATCGTGTCGAAGAGATCGCTCGGCGCACCCGCCTCGCAATTCGTCATGGGGCCGGCAATCGA
Proteins encoded in this region:
- a CDS encoding transglycosylase domain-containing protein, whose translation is MKSSPSTASHHPSRSPWRSWWGRTLLACGLLLLVIALHYTRVVLQARVRTPDILEAALADPAMVLSPDDLAAPRLRALLAVQDPRFFEHKGWDFGGGRITTITQALVKCYYFHSFRPGISKIRQSLIARFTMDPLVSKEDQLTLFLNTVYLGTLDGRAVNGLADGAQVFFGRPFAELSWDEYLALLACFSAPDAFNPRVNPMENARQVEAMKHRLAGLGIVADVPAIKRSP
- a CDS encoding metallophosphoesterase family protein encodes the protein MTQGKERHLGVISDTHGLLRPQVVEALRGVELILHAGDVGAPGILEDLRRIAPVIAVRGNVDVDSWARRLPETELIEVAGVSVFMLHNLAELDLDPKAAAIRVVVFGHSHRGEATMKDSVLYLNPGAAGPRRFSLPVSVARLTITGGAVHHEILTLDC
- a CDS encoding energy transducer TonB, which codes for MLQPRNSFLRKRLEIAAFCLLLALSTSFAATNGAPSESRHASPEGCTGGEVRVEEGCLRKPEPLEKVSPVYPKEAHKKGVEASVLVSARVGVDGSIETAKAVDSEATDQLFLPAFEEAAVTAVRKWRYRPGALNGKPAPVFFSVTINFRLK